In Rhizoctonia solani chromosome 7, complete sequence, one DNA window encodes the following:
- a CDS encoding glycoside hydrolase family 61 protein, whose translation MKSIFALLTLAFIQPALGHYRFYKYIDPAGTVTGEYTYVRANTNMNSPVTDVTSNDFRCNVGGLASGNKTSTATVAAGSTVGFESDIGLIHPGPLQVYLGQVPAGKTAATWDGSGASWFKIYALGANFSSGSLAWPSDEKKTFKFKIPSNTPAGNYLLRVEHIALHGASTVGGAQFYISCAQLSITGNGSGNPAKVSIPGVYKGELRLEWRLLAESLTPVFI comes from the exons ATGAAATCGATCTTTGCACTCCTTACTCTCGCTTTTATTCAACCCGCTTTGGGTCACTATCGTTTCTACAAGTACATCGATCCCGCAGGCACTGTGACTGGCGAATACACCTACGTCCGGGCGAACACGAACATGAACTCTCCG GTGACGGATGTGACTTCGAATGATTTCAGGTGTAACGTTGGAGGGCTCGCGTCTGGGAATAAGACCTCTACCGCGACTGTCGCTGCTGGCTCCACTGTTGGGTTCGAGTCTGACATCG GTCTGATCCATCCCGGACCGCTACAGGTATACCTCGGCCAAGTTCCTGCAGGGAAAACAGCGGCGACATGGGATGGTAGTGGAGCCAGTTGGTTCAAGATCTACGCCCTTGGTGCTAATTTTAGCAGTGGTTCTTTGGCGTGGCCTTCGGACG AAAAGAAAACCTTCAAGTTCAAGATTCCTTCGAATACACCAGCAGGCAATTACCTTTTGAGGGTCGAACACATTGCTTTGCACG GCGCCTCTACTGTGGGTGGCGCTCAATTCTAC ATAAGCTGTGCTCAATTGTCCATCACGGGCAACGGCAGCGGAAACCCGGCCAAAGTGTCAATTCCGGGCGTGTACAAAGGTGAATTACGACTGGAATGGAGGTTATTGGCCGAATCCTTGACGCCCGTTTTCATCTAG
- a CDS encoding aromatic-L-amino-acid decarboxylase: protein MNVEEFRRAAYAAVDAICDYQKSLEDLPVVAQVEPGNPLIGFFVTEEAPTKGESFDVIAKDFQEYIMPGITHWQHPSFFAYFPVANTFESVLADILAGSITNPGFNWACSPACTELEMLVMDWAAKLFGLDPTFYVDSKSGGGVLLTTASDSALTAAVAARARYTKAHPDVPLDKLVIYGTSQTHSLGAKAALILGLQFRAIEDKKAGMHPFIVIATVGTTSSGAIDNIEEVGQALTKYPDIWLHIDAAWAGVALACPEFREISYLGAINAYAHSFCTNFHKWGLVNFDCSTLWVRDRTLLTDALDVTPEFLRTKQADAGAVIDYRNWHLALGRRFRSLKVCFGVEGFQAHIRKGVELAKIFESLVEQSSLFEIVTPRSFALVVFRLRTPTALPTPAAATPIEGSGLSQEKELTAGASPDTTTTEARLRQSSQTKSNALNRAFYARISARKTILLTQTDLAGTFCIRMAIGTARTEEKHIREAFDLLVEEAQETLREWRD, encoded by the exons ATGAATGTGGAAGA ATTCCGACGTGCGGCTTATGCTGCTGTGGATGCTATCTGTGACTATCAGAAATCCCTGGAGGACTTGCCAGTCGTTGCGCAGGTTGAGCCTGG AAATCCGCTCATTGGATTCTTCGTTACAGAGGAGGCACCCACAAAAGGCGAATCTTTTGATGTGATCGCCAAGGATTTCCAAGAATATATCATGCCTG GGATAACTCACTGGCAGCACCCATCCTTCTTTGCTTACTTTCCGGTCGCAAACACTTTTGAATCCGTACTCGCTGATATCCTTGCGGGTAGCATCACTAACCCTGGGTTCAACTGGGCCTGCAGTCCCGCATGCACAGAATTAGAGATGTTAGTCATGGACTGGGCGGCCAAACTCTTTGGACTGGATCCCACGTTTTACGTTGACTCAAAGTCGGGTGGTGGTGTGCTTCTG ACTACAGCGTCAGACTCGGCTTTGACTGCCGCTGTAGCAGCTCGGGCTCGCTATACTAAAGCCCACCCCGATGTACCTCTCGACAAACTTGTTATCTACGGAACGTCCCAAACACACTCACTGGGGGCTAAAGCCGCACTCATACTCGGACTCCAGTTTCGTGCTATCGAG GATAAGAAGGCTGGCATGCACCCATTTATTGTCA TTGCAACCGTGGGTACAACTTCTTCCGGTGCTATCGACAACATCGAGGAAGTTGGGCAAGCAT TGACCAAATATCCAGATATCTGGCTTCATATTGATGCTGCGTGGGCTGGAGTTGCATTGGCTTGTCCCGAGTTCCGAGAGATCTCTTACTTGGGTGCCATTAATGCGTACGCTCACTCGTTCTGCACCAACTTCCACAAG TGGGGACTGGTTAACTTTGACTGCTCGACTCTTTGGGTCCGGGACCGGACACTCCTGACCGATGCTTTGGACGTTACACCCGAGTTCCTTCGAACTAAACAGGCTGACGCAG GTGCTGTGATCGATTACCGTAATTGGCATCTTGCGCTTGGTCGGCGATTTAGGTCCCTCAAGGTTTG CTTCGGTGTTGAAGGATTCCAGGCGCACATCCGAAAG GGTGTGGAACTAGCAAAAATATTCGAGTCGCTCGTAGAGCAAAGCTCTCTATTTGAGATAGTTACCCCTCGCTCCTTCGCACTGGTCGTATTCCGGCTTCGGACACCCACCGCGCTGCCAACACCCGCCGCTGCAACCCCAATTGAAGGTTCAGGCCTGAGTCAAGAAAAGGAACTTACTGCAGGCGCTTCGCCCGATACAACCACTACAGAAGCTCGTCTAAGGCAATCGTCTCAGACTAAATCCAATGCGCTCAATCGGGCATTTTATGCGCGTATATCGGCCAGAAAGACTATCCTCCTCACGCAAACGGATCTTGCTGGTACTTTCTGCATTCGAATGGCGATTGGAACTGCAAGAACGGAGGAAAAGCATATCCGAGAAGCTTTTGATCTATTGGTCGAGGAAGCCCAAGAAACATTGAGAGAGTGGAGGGATTGA
- a CDS encoding NAT, N-acetyltransferase, of N-acetylglutamate synthase gives MISQRISATLRSKTGSTLSRVPGCGLASVHGVGRSQLPDDDGANPGANDFILSVLQSVPSQRDAKAYLKSFGPRPTKPQQPIPPSKLLDLTLPPLPVPVSTTAAPIPPLPNTLPVIASILNPVQRHTALVKFQGPFTDRQLESVARGMVYLEKLGLTSVIVVELDDWVRGEPDERARILQETRRVVEALEAQGARARPLTEAVVRLGPHPGEQDVVAEDVIETHTMPEDLVQLRSALRSGEIPVLSPLARDSFLRMVRVEANDVIAGLTRGMAEVAKIDAEKAESAEESKLGDDLDLTPMRLMIINREGGIPSYARDGLPHLLVNVQAEYDYIRETYRHSAWDAMTPTALSNLRLARTCLSHMPPSSSAVVVSHRSPRSLIANLLTNRPAQSSSLPPAALLTGSRRLTRDTPTLIRHGLGMRVLRNVEDIDRDKLTYLMEQSFGKTLDQEAFYARLEQRLDFVIVAGDYAGAAVVTHEGPEGSSISYLDKFAVLPAHQGDGTVDFLFVALHDESFGLGSDHAMNPNEGGKQGEGEGRDLVWRSRADNPVNKWYYERASGHLRIDGGKWVLFWSDAEVRIRKLEDQARERAEEEGIGRRRVPGLPYVLNEEKGRLSRWADIVSAIPSSWKAS, from the exons ATGATTTCTCAGAGGATTTCTGCGACGCTGCGCTCTAAGACTGGCTCGACACTCTCGCGTGTTCCTGGCTGTGGGCTCGCG AGCGTACATGGTGTGGGCCGCAGTCAGTTGCCGGACGACGACGGTGCAAACCCAGGGGCGAAC GACTTTATTCTTTCAGTCTTGCAGTCTGTTCCTTCTCAGCGTGATGCCAAGGCATACCTCAAGTCGTTTGGCCCCAGGCCCACCAAGCCCCAGCAACCAATACCCCCATCCAAGCTACTTGACCTAACCCTTCCTCCATTGCCGGTTCCCGTCTCGACGACGGCCGCCCCGATACCACCGTTGCCAAATACATTGCCGGTTATCGCATCCATCCTAAATCCGGTTCAACGCCATACCGCTCTCGTCAAGTTCCAGGGTCCGTTTACTGATCGACAACTGGAAAGCGTTGCACGTGGTATGGTCTATCTCGAAAAGCTTGGATTGACCAGTGTCATCGTTGTCGAGCTCGACGATTGGGTACGCGGTGAACCCGACGAGAGGGCGCGTATTCTTCAAGAAACACGTAGGGTCGTCGAGGCGCTCGAAGCTCAAGGTGCTCGTGCCCGACCTCTTACCGAGGCCGTTGTTCGTCTCGGACCTCATCCAGGCGAGCAAGATGTTGTTGCGGAGGATGTCATCGAGACACATACCATGCCTGAAGACTTGGTTCAACTTCGTTCTGCTCTGCGCTCTGGCGAGATCCCTGTTCTCTCTCCTTTGGCTCGCGATTCATTTTTGCGCATGGTACGCGTCGAGGCGAACGACGTCATTGCTGGACTTACACGCGGAATGGCCGAAGTTGCAAAAATCGACGCAGAGAAAGCCGAATCGGCCGAAGAATCTAAACTCGGTGATGATCTCGACCTCACTCCGATGCGACTTATGATTATTAATCGTGAAGGCGGTATCCCATCTTATGCGCGCGACGGGCTTCCTCATTTGCTCGTCAACGTTCAGGCAGAATATGATTATATTCGTGAAACGTATCGGCATTCGGCCTGGGACGCTATGACCCCTACTGCTCTTTCCAACCTTCGCCTCGCGCGCACGTGTTTGTCACACATGCCCCCTAGTTCGAGTGCGGTCGTCGTTTCGCACCGGTCCCCTCGAAGCTTAATCGCGAATCTACTCACCAACCGACCGGCGCAAAGCTCGAGTCTCCCTCCGGCAGCCCTCCTAACCGGAAGCCGTCGCCTCACCCGTGATACGCCCACCCTTATTCGACATGGCCTGGGCATGCGAGTCCTCCGTAACGTGGAGGACATCGATCGAGACAAGCTCACCTACCTGATGGAACAATCCTTTGGGAAAACGCTCGACCAAGAAGCCTTTTACGCTCGTCTGGAACAGCGCCTCGATTTCGTTATTGTTGCTGGAGACTACGCCGGCGCTGCGGTTGTCACTCATGAAGGCCCCGAAGGCAGTTCGATCTCGTACCTTGACAAGTTTGCTGTTTTGCCTGCTCACCAAGGGGACGGTACCGTCGATTTCCTATTCGTTGCATTGCACGATGAATCGTTTGGGCTTGGATCTGACCACGCGATGAATCCGAACGAGGGTGGCAAACAAGGCGAGGGTGAAGGTCGAGATCTTGTCTGGCGCAGTAGGGCCGATAACCCAGTCAACAAGTGGTACTACGAACGAGCGAGCGGTCACTTGCGGATCGACGGTGGTAAATGGGTCCTCTTCTGGTCCGATGCCGAGGTTCGAATCAGGAAGCTCGAGGACCAGGCGCGAGAACGGGCTGAAGAAGAGGGAATTGGGCGTCGTCGTGTTCCTGGATTGCCCTATGTCCTCAACGAGGAAAAGGGCAGGTTGTCCAGATGGGCAGATATCGTTAGCGCCATTCCATCCAGCTGGAAAGCATCATAA
- a CDS encoding peptide transporter PTR2, with amino-acid sequence MADIRDPAVDIVAMEAEMAQKRDAVDPTHKHPIHQAIPPSSPGTSLDEKKNALTRVSSADMYQPEDADDIIIPTEEEKRTLRRVAGHIPISAWLVVIVEFAERFSYYGTTGPFVNYIQRPLPIGGNGAGAPAKGSGGIPGALGKGQQASTGLTTYNNFFSYCTPILGAIIADAYWGKFKTINVFVLWGGIGHIILTATAIPSVLQHSPTGAFAGFIISITIIAFATGAIKSNVSPLVAEQIPDSRETVKTLPSGEKVIVDPNLTIQRVFMYFYLMINIGSLSSIATTEVELHIGFWLSYLIPTIMYLAVPAVLFMGRNLYIKYPPRGSIHLEAFQVLRRVYKDVWSWNPVETVRRMRDPAKWDKARPSQLGLVNMVGENGEPLSSEEKKRMGLPTWDDTFVDEMRRTMNAIKVFIFFPLYWVPYNQMSNNIVSQAGTMSTHGVPNDLLQNIDPIAIIIIIPLMDRIVYPGLRRMGWVVRPIQRITFGFILAALSMVYTAVLQNAIYRTNPCGRFVSNCDTPSSLNVWLQTPAYVLIAASEIFASITGLEYAFTKAPLRMKSLVMAAFLFTTAISNAISEALVPVSEDPYLVWNYAGCGIAAFIAGIAFWVCFHHLDWEEESQNEIGREDRTSERVEKTDVEQ; translated from the exons ATGGCAG ATATTCGTGATCCGGCAGTCGACATTGTCGCTATGGAGGCCGAAATGGCTCAGAAACGAGACGCTGTCGACCCGACCCACAAACATCCTATTCACCAGGCTATTCCTCCCAGCTCTCCAGGGACTTCGCTTGACGAGAAGAAAAATGCTCTTACTCGCGTGTCTAGCGCTGATATGTATCAGCCCGAGGACGCAGATGATATTATTATTCCAACAGAAGAGGAAAAGCGGACACTTCGTCGTGTAGCTGGGCACATCCCTATCTCTGCATGGCTAGTTGTCATTGTTGAATTCGCCGAGCGATTCTCTTACTATGGGACAACCGGCCCCTTCGTGAACTATAT ACAAAGGCCTTTGCCTATTGGAGGTAACGGTGCCGGTGCACCTGCTAAGGGCAGCGGCGGAATCCCTGGTGCACTCGGAAAGGGACAGCAAGCATCAACTGGTCTTACCACCTATAACAATTTCTTCTCCTATTGTACACCAATCCTCGGCGCAATTATTGCTGATGCT TATTGGGGGAAGTTCAAAACCATCAATGTCTTTGTTCTTTGGGGTGGAATTGGCCATATAATCCTTACAGCGACTGCTATCCCTTCCGTGCTGCAACACTCACCAACGGGTGCGTTTGCCGGGTTTATTATCAGTATCACCATTATCGCGTTTGCAACCGGGGCCATCAAGTCCAATGTATCGCCCCTTGTTGCTGAACAAATTCCGGATTCGCGCGAAACCGTGAAAACGTTGCCTAGTGGTGAAAAGGTCATAGTAGACCCAAATCTTACTATCCAACGCGTCTTTATGTATTTCTATTTG ATGATAAACATAGGCTCGTTATCTTCCATTGCTACTACGGAAGTGGAGTTGCACATCGGATTCTGGCTTTCCTACCTAATT CCCACAATTATGTATCTTGCAGTCCCTGCGGTTCTATTTATGGGGCGAAATTTATACATCAAGTATCCTCCTAGAGGATCTATTCATCTGGAGGCGTTCCAGGTTCTGAGACGGGTTTACAAAGACGTTTGGAGCTGGAATCCTGTAGAAACGGTACGCCGTATGCGTGATCCCGCTAAATGGGACAAAGCACGCCCAAGTCAACTTGGCCTCGTTAATATGGTGGGAGAGAATGGCGAGCCACTTTCGAGTGAAGAAAAGAAACGGATGGGTCTACCTACCTGGGATGAT ACCTTTGTCGACGAAATGAGGCGAACAATGAATGCCATCAAGGTTTTTATTTTCTTCCCGCT ATACTGGGTTCCAT ACAACCAGATGTCAAACAACATTGTCTCCCAAGCTGGGACCATGAGCACCCACGGTGTTCCTAATGATTTGTTACAGAACATTGATCCCATTGCTATCATTATCATCATTCCTCTAATGGATCGTATTGT GTATCCTGGTCTTCGGAGGATGGGATGGGTTGTACGTCCTATTCAGCGTATCACGTTTGGCTTCATCTTGGCCGCCCTATCGATGGTGTACACAGCTGTACTCCAAAATGCGATCTATCGTACGAATCCGTGCGGgagatttgttagtaattgcGACACCCCCAGCAGTCTAAACGTTTGGCTGCAGACACCTGCCTATGTCTTAATTGCAGCTTCCGAAAT ATTTGCTAGTATAACTGGATTGGAGTACGCATTTACAAAGGCCCCTCTCCGAATGAAAAGTCTAGTGATGGCGGCGTTCCTGTTTACGACTGCAATTTCGAATGCCATATCAGAGGCACTGGTGCCAGTCAGTGAGGATCCCTATCTTGTTTGGAAC TATGCTGGGTGCGGTATTGCTGCT TTTATCGCAGGAATTGCGTTTTGGGTTTGCTTCCATCATCTCGACTGGGAAGAGGAGTCCCAAAATGAGATTGGGAGAGAAGACAGAACTTCTGAAAGAGTAGAAAAGACTGACGTTGAGCAATga
- a CDS encoding actin-related protein 2/3 complex subunit 4 — MSHALRPYLAAVRSTLTAAMTLENFSSQVVERHNKPEVEVGSSLEVLLTPLVISRSKTEQVLIEPSVNSIRMSIRIKQADDIEQILCHKFTRFMMMRAENFVILRRKPIQGYDISFLITNFHSETMLKHKLVDFIIQFMEDVDKEISEMKLSLNARARIVAESYLTAVSPFISITTDPI; from the exons ATG TCTCATGCTCTAAGGCCATATCTCGCGGCCGTCCGCTCTACGCTGACGGCAGCAATGACGCTCGAGAATTTCTCGTCCCAGGTGGTCGAGCGACACAACAAGCCCGAAGTCGAAGTCGGCAGCTCGCTCGAAGTGCTCCTCACGCCTCTTGTCATTTCACGTTCCAAGACGGAACAGGTCCTCATCGAGCCCTCGGTCAACTCGATTCGCATGAGCATTCGGATCAAACAGGCAGACGATATTGAACAGATCCTCTGCCACAAGTTTACTAGGTTTATGATGATGCGCGCCGAGAACTTTGTCATTCTTAGGAGGAAGCCTATTCAG GGATATGATATCTCTTTCTTGATTACCAACTTCCATTCCGAAACCATGCTCAAGCACAAACTCGTCGATTTCATCATCCA GTTCATGGAAGACGTCGATAAGGAGATATCGGAAATGAAGCTTTCTCTCAACGCGAGGGCACGTATTGTTGCCGAGTCTTACCTGACCGCTGTAAGCCCGTTCATTTCTATCACAACAGATCCAATTTAA